The nucleotide sequence ATGTAGTCAGTGTGGAGAAAAGTATAAACTTTGCGTACTTGTATTCTTGTctgttttggaatttttttgtctatttttagacATTATGTGTAACATAATGGCTCATGGGCTCACTGACCTCTTGGGCCACTGGGTCTGTGCCTGGTAGGTCAACTTAGTGATCCATCCATGAGTAGATATACAGCCAGAGTTATAAAGAACAATCTTTACAGACAAGAACAGCAAAGCATATGTAATAAATGATATGACCCCTATAGAGCCCTTATCTCAGTTTGATGAAGTTTGTCTAGGATTATGAGATGAGACTTAAGACACAGAGAAAATTCACAAAACAACTGTGGACTGTTCTCCAGGACTTTTGAAATAGCTTACTAAAGGGAATTATAGCTATTTAAAGacaattaatgtatttatttgatttaaacatttactgtttacTATATGGAGTATTCTATTCAGAGAAATATATTTGAAAGTATTTCCACACCTTTTTTTCACAGGgcttttattttaccttcatattgtTGGGTGTTATGTAAGACGTATGgcaatggaaaacaaaaatgcatccTCACTAATTCATGTACAAATACCAGCACTCAAACTAAACTGATGGGTGATTGGGAAGATGTATCTCCTTAAAATGGGTCACAAATATATAGtagtaatgtttaaaaaacGACGGATGAATTTCCTATAACATATGGAGAATGGTATTCAGCAATCATTACTTGGGAGTTAAAATAGTAATAGACAATTTTCAGTtgtatatttaaacataaaatgtgggTTTGCAATTCATGCAAAAATTATCCATGGTCCCTAATGAAACTGTGTGGCACATTAATGTCTTTTGGAAATAAGGAAAAACcctttttgatgtattttttggAAACAAGTTTCATAAAACTCACCTTTGTCTTATATACAACTTCACTACACTGAAGACACCTGTTCTTTTAGGTCTTTTTATTGGATTTGTTGACAACAAGAATATTGTTGAATATCCCCTGGCTTTGTTACTGTTAAAATGGTGGTCACTGGTATGTTAAACAATACCATAATTAGCGTCAAATAATATtcccatatgtgtgtgtgtgtgtgtgtctatatatatatagacacacacacacacacacaacagggtttcttgttaaatgtgtttaacatgTGAAAGCTTACTGTACCCatattatttttcaatattAACATCTCAACTGTTACATATAGGTGCGCTGACACAACTGGAAAGCTGTAATTAGAGGGATTTTTTAAGGGTATATTGCAACCTCTAATGTATAGCAAATGGGATTACAGCAGGCCTGTTAGTTTAGCGCAGGCTCAGTCTGCAGCATCCTCACACATCTCCCCCTCCTCTAACCCCCAGAGTAAAGTCCACTGAAATTGACTGGGATAGGAAATGTTACACTTCCTGTCcatactttcaaaataaaacggTTTGCTTTTGTAGAAATTGGATTATATGTTTTAGcagaatatacagtaatttCGTTTGTACCTTTAGGAATGACATACTGTGATTTGGTTgaggtttttaaattgtaaggGAGTTGCAGAACTCTTCCAGTGGAGACATAGAAGGAAATGAAACAGGTGAGAGGTGTATCAGTTCATTTGGCTGCTTATGAACCCAATCCACTCCTGAAGCAGCTGTGGCAATTAAGGTAAGCATGACACTATTGCTGTAATTTATATAAAGactaagaaacaaaaatgaaaaaggtctacacaatttttaaattcagtgtcaCCTACGTTCAAAACAGGCAGCAGTGTGTCATGCTAGACCCTCCATCCAGTCGTTCTCTGAATGACAGCACATTTCCTACTTTTGTAGTGATTATTTTAGGTAATTAAGTTTCTGGAAGCAGTTTGAATGGTTAAGAACAGCGCAGTTAAGTTTGCGCATGcgtaatataaaaacattgatttCACGAATATGGACGAGACACaattgagttgttttttttgcatgtgaCATATGTCTTTTGCTCACATTCAGGATGGGCTGGGTGGTTTGGCAAGACACaagtaaagaaaatacattacaCTATATCAcgttttcattcatttgctaTTTACATCCTTATATGTAAAAGTTTCAAGAACGCCTTTGTTCTTTTAGATATTACTTTTGACGGAATTTTGGAACCTGCAATATTTCTGTTCAGCCACTTTGGGGCAGAGTAAACGAGCCAATAGCGAAGTTAACGGGTTTTAAGTCTTATATTCACTCTTATCTTTTTAGCAAAACTGTTTGGGGAAACACACGGTTTAGCTGCCGGCTAATGCTTCATTGAGATCACCTGGTTATGCTAGCTGCGTAAAGGCTAACCCTGGCCACCAGATAGCTAGCGATTAGCCGTTAGGGAATTTAAGTTTTGAGTTGTAGACTCAATTGTTGCAGCTAAGGTTCAGTACTGTAGACTACTCAAGTATAACTCTGAGGTAAGCCTACTTGTAGTTTTTCTTGAGTATTTGTATTACATGTTAAATATTGGGCTTTTAAGATTTGCACACTTAACATACTAcgttaaatgttttataaattttGGGGAGAGTTTATTAGCTGTAGTTTACTGCAGGCTAGCAGGGTTTTTAGCTGATTGCGACCCAGGACCAcccttattttatatatttatcttATGGAAAGGAGTAACTTTATTTAGATGGTCAGTAAAACTGATTTTCGTTTTCCCACACACATGTTACCAAAGATCGCCTGGATGGGCAGTATTTGTCTTCTGAATGTCACATTAAAACTGATATGTTTCCATGAGTTGGACcattcagaaatataaaaaatagttttgtttttttaatacaagaGTGAATCCCACACTGAAACTACATTAACAGAAAACACCTTGTAATACCTTGATGAGCCACCGCAGACCACTGGTTGATATTCCCAGATCTACTAAGTAGAAATTAGTCAACAAAACGAGTTAGACGGTTTCTTAATGCAAAATAGTCTAACAATTATTTGTTCCAGTTTGTGAATTGCTTGCTGTTCCTCACTtacaagtaatttaaaaaactggatGGGAGAGCTAATATGAGGCATCACTGACAGATTATGAATGTCCCAGTGCAGCTGGATTCATTGTTTGGTAAAAGGATGTTGATATTAATGGTTATTGGTTGTATTTGTGAATAAAGGCATAAGAGGAAACCCTGTGTTGTCCCATACAGGACTGCTGTTACTGGCTGCTTTCTGTGGAATGTCGTCAAAAAGATTACTAGTGTTCATGTTTGGAGCAGGTGAATGTGACCCGTAGGCATCAACATGGACTGCAGAAGTTGATGCAGCAGCACTGTCAGTTAGGATTTCCTGTGACATGTTGCCAGGACCAGCAGTGTTTATCTTTGGAGCATGTGAGTCAGACTTACAAATGCGAGCATCATCATGCACTGTAGTTGGGTCATGAAGCAGCAGGTTGAGTTGTTCTCTTTCCATTTAGTGTTCCATCACTGTTCATGTTAGGAAATTAAACCggtgtttgtttgtatgcatAAGAGATTGGTGCTCCTAAAAGACACTAGCAGCCCGTCAATTATATCAGATATACAAATGTCAGCATCTCTCTTCAAGGATCAAAGAAATCAGAGGTAGCAAGTAACTTGGTACATTTACTTAGTTCCTGTGTACTTCCAATTTGGGGCTCACATCTTGGGGTAATTTCTAGAGGAAACAACCTCATACAACATTGTTATTGGAAAAACCCACAGATGTGGAACTATCAAATTGTCAACTTTAATCTGCTTTTTAGTCCATGTACAAGAAGAACAATGCCTTGTTCAATAAACaatatgttgttatttttattcaaaatattgtttcagtttaattCTTGTGTGGGCAATTTCTATTAAAAGAatgacacacaaatatataaaatatatttatatctcAATCAAGTAGAGGCCTTTATTTTGGtcttaacaaaaatgtaaatattcactAACACAATACAATGCTtagtatttacaaaaattacTAAATGCTTAAAGATCTGTTGACAACACATAAGCACAGGTAAATTTAGTActtaaaacaaagcaacagGTATCTTGAATGAGACTTTTCACTTCAGTAAAAACTGAACATTGAGGTATGAAAACATCATGtatacataatttaaaaagtaacaattttaatgaataagtattttattcaataaaatacTACAATTAACTATCTCACATTGACTCATGGCAACTGGACTTTTCTTGTTAGTTTGAGGATTGTGACGCACCAAACCACACAACGGTCAGCCAGCGTCGGGCTGTTGGTGACCACCGATAGTCTAGTTTTTGGGGGTGTGTCCTGCATGGTTGGCATCACACAGCTGTCGGCCTTTGTCGGCTCAGTGTGTAACAGCCCTAAAATTTTTTGCTACTCATCCATGTAGCTTCTTCAATCTGAGGAAACTTGGTTAGGAAGTCACAAATTTATTCCTAAGTTTTGTGTTGCTTCTCACCGGACCTAAATAGTCTTGTTAAGTGAACAACAGAAGATGGTTTCCTTAAGTCCTCTTTCAAGCCATCAAGCTTTTCTGCCCAGTGTACAATATTGTACATACAGACAGTAATTTAAGAGAAAAACCCCTGGAACATTAAGACCCCTTAATCACAAGGATATTGGTTTGATGTGCTCCTCCACCAGCTGAAACAAActcactttttacatttcattacaaGTACTAAGATATCTGAAAAAGATGTGCAACATCATGTTAACAAAATATGTTATTATACAGCttatgataatttaaaaaaaaagaagtaaaaattcttacattttcttttatattttgaacATGCTCTGCTTAGGTGCTTTCGTGAGTGGTTCCTGATTGGCAAAACAGGGGCACAGTTCGCTGACAAGCAAGAAATGTTAATTATTCAGGAACTTTACaacacataaatattatttaaaacaacgGGTAAAAGTagtgatttaaagaaaaaagttataatTAAGTGAGAAATCTACACAGATAGTAcagtaaattaaacatttctgttgaGCTGATAAAGTTTTCGATGAAAAATTCTGATTAGATTCAGTGGCTAGTTATAGTTCATAGAGACATGGCAGTAATAATGATTTCACTCTGTATTAGTTGGCAATAATTTTACTTATTGCAGCTAATATTGGTGATTTGTGGCCAGAGAGAAAACGACAACAATATTGCCCTTGTTGCACAGTCACTCAGTTTTTTAGGACGACCTGCTCTACGTAGATTTACACTTGTGCCGTAttccttccatttcttaatGATAGATTTAACTGTACTCAAAGGAATATTCAGTGACCTGGAAATTTTCTTGTAGCCATCTCCTAACTTGTGCTTTTCAATAACATTGTCACGGACTTCCGTGGGATGTTCCTTTGTCTTCCTGGTACAGTTTTTGGTTATGTTCACTAGCTCTCTTTTTGCACTTTCACTCAGTTTTTGAGGACGCCCTGATCTATGCAGATTTACACTTGTGCCATGCTCCTTCCATTTCTTGATAATAGATTTAACTGTACTCAAAGGAATATTCAGTGACTTGGAAATTTTCTTGTAGCCATCTCCTGACCTATGTTTTTCAATAACCTTTTCACGGACTTCCGTGGGATGTTCCTTTGTCTTCCTGGTACAGTTTTTGGCTATGCTCACTAGCTCTCTTTTTGCACTTTCACTCAGTTTTTGAGGATGCCCTGATCTATGCAGATTTACACTTGTGCCATGCTCCTTCCATTTCTTGATAATAGATTTAACTGTACTCAAAGGAATATTCAGTGACTTGGAAATTTTCTTGTATCCATCCCCTGACTTATGCTTTTCAATAACATTCTCGCGGACTTCCTTTGAGTGTTCCTTGGTCTTCACAGTGTAATTTTTGGCTACAGTCAGTAGTTCTCTTCCTGGACTTTCACTCAGTTTTGGAGGATGCCCTGCTCTAGACAGATTTATACTTGTGCCATATACTTTCCATTTCTTAATAATCGATGTAACTGTACTCAAAGGGATATTTACAGGCTTTGAATATTTCTTGTGTCCATCCCCTAAGTTATGATTTTCAATAAAATTTTCGCAAAGTTTCTTAGAGTGCTCTCTTGTCTTCACTGTGTAGTTTTTGGCTACACTCACTAATTCTCTTCTTGCACTTTCTCTCCGTTTTTGAGGACAGCCTGTTCTAAGCAGATTTAGGCTTTTGCCATAttccttccatttcttaatGATGGCTTTAACTGTACTCAAAGGGATATTCGAAGACTTGGAAATTTTCTTGTATCCATCCCCTGACTTGTGCTTTTCAATAACATTTTCACGGACTTCCTCggagtgttcttttgtcttcatggtgtagTTGTGGCCAGGATACTGGTTCAACAGTAACTGGACCTTTaagatacaggtgtatttatactacagtaTAAACATGCACTGCACACAGGTTTATATTGCAGTAATTgtgtaacttttaaaaacaaactaccCGCATCAGTGATTTAGGGGAATTAAAGGGGCTAAATATGTgtgcatcatttgtttttttttgtattctcaATTTATTTCAATTACTTTGTGGCAATctgtttcactttgacatgaaagagttgtttttcaaaaaagccCAATTAACTATAATTTGGTGTTGTGGGGGGtaacaaaaggcaaaaaactCCAAAGGGGGGTGAATATGCAGCATATGAAAGGGGGGACATAAACAAGTAGAAACActaattaatacatttccaaTCATTAAGCCTAAATCACTGACAGCATGTATAGTGATATGTAGGCAAGGCAGACATGagacattaacattttcatttaatattttgtctgcATGAAACTTTAGGTGCATCATGGCCAGGTACTTTGTATGCTAGTTAAGTGGTGTAAATGGCTACTACGGggtcaaaatgaataaattgcTAAAATGGAACAGAGCCcacattgtctttattttaaccattttatacTCAATTTCCAATGTACTTACCAAAGCAGCAGTAGATGCCGGTCAGTCACTTTCAGTGTACCTTTGAAAATATGAACCTAGTTTCAGTACTAAAAGCAAGGTTTATTCCCTTGCTACCAAGTTATACTATGCATTGAGTTGCAATTGTAAAAGCTATGTTTGTCAAAATTAACTCAATTTATTgacataaatgtttttcagtagCTCGTCAAGCTCATGCTGCATAGTATGTTTAGGAAAATGCTTAAActaatatatacaatatatataaattcaATATACGTCAGTTTTTTTGACTCAGTAACCACAAACTAGAGATAAATCCCATTGTATTCCATCTCTGAATATAAATAACTGAATTTGGGCGTTATTTTGCAATAACGATTGGAAAGATGGCCTGTCTGCGTTTACTTGGCCTTTTCAGCTATTTCATATTTTGTACTTACTATTCAGAGTAGTCAATGGGCAGTGAGCAGAGTGATCCCTGATAACTCTAGTGTAAGAAATGCAGATTAAAGAAAAGTatgagaaagacacaaaaagcacaaaaacatctaTTTAACCAATTCCAGAACTAATCACTTGTCTTAAAACTCACCAAACAATGGGGACTGCAGGTCTTCTCTGGGtctaagagaaaaacaaaaatgttcactgtcttctctgtgtgtgcgcgcgtgtgtgcatgcattcattcattcattcattcattcattcatacaacAGCATATACATGCACCTAGGGGCAAttgtaaatctgtttttcagTTCCCTGTTTTGTACTTTCCCTGTTTTGAGTGTATAATATTCCATCATGAAATATTTATACTTTACAATTTgacagtttattaggtacagtaaaataaatagattttataATCCAGTCCTGCATAGAATTGCCTTTCAGGAAAGTGATaatatttagcttttgtttaaaatgtttcacagaTCTGTTGATTTAACCGTAagcttattaataaaaaatgtcatttgtgGTGCTGTTGAATGATTTTGTATTATATGATACTGTCATGTTTCAATATATTTTTCCTCCCCATTTATATAATTGAGGAAGGCTAAATAACAAGTCTTTCACTGATTCTACGGTCAACAGTTCTCTAAAATTCGCTAACAATTACAACCTTCATTACTACTGCGGGACCGTTTTAGATTGCCTTGATGTGATGTTACCTTTTTGTTGAGCAAATGCATTAACGTTAGCAATAACGCATCAAAAGACTGTGCAGCTTACGTACGATCCTATTTGTTCAGTTCTTGCTGGTACCCAGCTAATAATACCCTAACATTTACCCTTACATTTTACTCATTGCATCAAATATTGGTGCTTAGTGGTTTGTGGAGTAagagaaaaatgacaacatttgATTTGCGTAAATAAAATTCTAATGTCATCTCCGTCACTTACCGTGGTTAAAATTGGTTTTCGAACGCTAGCATCGCAGCTAAAGTCTTTAGTCTAGTTTCAACCCATGGGGAGCTGGTTCTATTGATAATTCCACTCTGTGTTAGACATCAGACCGTTCTAATGTTTACTTCTATTGGAACCAGTGGATTGTACAGTTGCAAAGTTATCTGATGTGAGACGGGAGAAACGACTTACCACCAGGAAAGCGCAGAGCAGAGTGACTGCAGCGATATAACTCACGTAGTTGATGTAATGAGCGGTTTAAGTTCTCTCGGAAATCCGACGATTATAGACAAAGGCTTGAGATAATTGCCAAAATCTCTGTCTTCTTTGTTAACCAACATATAATTATGATCAGAATTGCTCAAATATATgcaacaatacatttaaatgcagtcGTTTTGGAGTAATctttttatatgtgtttatataaaacTCTCATGTAGTATCCCAATGCATTTGTGAAGCAACCCATGCATCtctcccagtgtgtgtgtgtctgtgtgtgtgggtgtgtggtttTATGGTAGCCATTTTATGTTGTCATAGCCCAACAAACATTGGTaggtttgtttacatttatgtagtcctaattaataaataaataaataatctgttAATGTTATATTACCTTAATAAGTCTAGAGTGCTGAAATTTACATAGGCAGACACTGGACCTGGTTTGCTTTaatgaaaagcaaacacaacTTTCTAAACATGGAGTTGACATATTATAAGAAAGACCTGGTTAGACCAGATAGATAGTAAATGTTAGTAAATAGACTGCAAACTGCTGCATTGTGCCTCATCCTTAAGCagaaacatccatccatctttccattatcttaactgcttatactgttcagggtcatgggagTCTTTGaacctatctcagctgtcattgggcgagagacTGGTACACTCAGGACAGGTCATTAGACAAACAGACAATTTACTAACATTCACgttttttggactgtgggaggaaacaagaGTACCTGGTGGAAACTCATGCAAAGACATGGAGAACAAAatccacacaaaaaaatccacagTCAGCAGTTATATTCAAATCGGGACCGTCCAGCTGTGAGGGTGCAGCgccaaccactccaccactgtgctaaGAAGCAATAGGGTAGCACTGTGTATGCTAGAAATAGTAAAGACCTTTGCCTCATAAAATAGTCTACAagagaaaacataaattatatagagaatgtgaagctgATGACACACTgtggtgtttttcattttcatgtgcCATATTGTGAGGATCCCTTGACTCTTTTGACTTTGAAATGATTCTGAATAACACCCCCAAGTGATGCTGTCAGTGGAAGACTCAACACTTAACGTACTGTGACGTAACTTTAAATTCACTATAGAAAACCCTCTCGGACCCTCCTTCTACAAGCATCTACATGCTTCTGCAAACATACAATGCATCCCATAGGTGCTGCTAATCGGACTGGGTTAAATTTCTTGAAGGCATTTCACCTCTCATCTGAAAGTTCTAACTGTCTGGCTTGCGATATTTACACTTTGGTGTAGAACTaaacacacttaacacacatacttaaataaaaatggcccaaaagtaaaaagcataaaacatagGAAAAGCTGAAATGCCAATAAGAGGTTTTAGACCTGGTTAcgttttaaatgacatttatagCCTAacctataaaaatacattaacttcaggttttttttatttacgcCCACAGCAAAAGATAAGtcaaaaaaatattgcaattaAAGGTGTGGGCTTTCAAGGTGCAAAGTATTTGTATGAATGTGCTTACCGAGCATTCACACTCAACAAGTCAGATTAGCTTCTCCCCAGGTAACTACAACAGCAACCACAAAATGCTGCCTACATGCAAATATATgcgtaataaaatgttgtaaataaagacattggttgcattttaatgttgtctTTTCAAGTAAGTTTTTGTGATTATACTTGCACTTTAAATCAAGTAACAGTTGAAGTGCATGGTGATTTTACAGTTTGGTCATTTTTACTAAATAAAGGATTGGGATGCTCCATCCATTAGGTTAAGTTTAAGGATGGGGTCAAGTTAGGAAACTGGGTTCAGGATAGGTTTTGATTCATATTTCAGTAAAGGGAAAAATTCAGTTAATGAACTAAGGTAATA is from Channa argus isolate prfri chromosome 22, Channa argus male v1.0, whole genome shotgun sequence and encodes:
- the LOC137107930 gene encoding uncharacterized protein, whose product is MKTKEHSEEVRENVIEKHKSGDGYKKISKSSNIPLSTVKAIIKKWKEYGKSLNLLRTGCPQKRRESARRELVSVAKNYTVKTREHSKKLCENFIENHNLGDGHKKYSKPVNIPLSTVTSIIKKWKVYGTSINLSRAGHPPKLSESPGRELLTVAKNYTVKTKEHSKEVRENVIEKHKSGDGYKKISKSLNIPLSTVKSIIKKWKEHGTSVNLHRSGHPQKLSESAKRELVSIAKNCTRKTKEHPTEVREKVIEKHRSGDGYKKISKSLNIPLSTVKSIIKKWKEHGTSVNLHRSGRPQKLSESAKRELVNITKNCTRKTKEHPTEVRDNVIEKHKLGDGYKKISRSLNIPLSTVKSIIKKWKEYGTSVNLRRAGRPKKLSDCATRAILLSFSLWPQITNISCNK